The Acidimicrobiales bacterium genome includes a window with the following:
- a CDS encoding replication-associated recombination protein A yields the protein MSGDLFASAATERLARRAPLADRLRPTRLDDVVGQEHLLGPGRPLRRLIEADRLSSVVLWGPPGTGKTSLARLIARVTAQEFAELSAVNASVKDVRELVASAKARLGERDVGTILFLDEVHRFNKAQQDALLPSVESGLLVLIGATTENPFFEVNAPLLSRSTLFRLEPLGPEALRRLLERGLAVEAVEADDDALDLLVDRAAGDGRHALTSLEVAAALAVGRAAEQPAEGSETRVVLADAEAALGTKALRYGRDAHYDVISAFIKSIRGSDPDAGLYWLARMLDVGEDARFIARRLVILASEDVGMADPMSLVVADAAARAVEFVGLPEAKLNLAQAVVHLATAPKSNRVTMALGAAEGDARAAGTGEVPIHLRDAHYRGAAQLGHGKGYDYPHDHPEGWVEQRHRPAEVDGRRYYDPSQHGFENEIAERMRSTQPPEKGSDEEDPDNG from the coding sequence GTGTCCGGAGACCTCTTCGCCAGCGCGGCGACCGAACGCCTGGCTCGCCGGGCGCCGTTGGCTGACCGCCTGCGGCCGACCAGGTTGGACGACGTCGTCGGCCAGGAGCACCTTCTGGGCCCGGGACGTCCCCTACGGCGACTGATCGAGGCCGACCGCCTGTCATCAGTGGTGCTCTGGGGTCCTCCGGGAACAGGTAAGACGTCCCTGGCCAGACTCATCGCGCGGGTGACCGCTCAAGAGTTCGCTGAACTCTCGGCCGTCAACGCCAGCGTTAAGGACGTCCGGGAACTGGTGGCTTCGGCAAAAGCCCGTCTGGGTGAACGCGACGTGGGCACCATCCTGTTTCTCGACGAGGTCCATCGGTTCAACAAGGCCCAGCAGGACGCCCTCCTACCGTCGGTGGAGTCCGGACTACTGGTGCTCATCGGGGCCACCACCGAGAACCCGTTCTTCGAGGTCAACGCCCCGTTGCTGTCGCGTTCCACCCTGTTCCGACTGGAGCCTCTAGGGCCCGAAGCGTTGCGGCGCCTCCTGGAACGGGGGCTGGCCGTCGAGGCCGTCGAAGCCGACGATGATGCGCTGGACCTGCTAGTCGACCGGGCCGCCGGGGATGGTCGACATGCCCTGACCAGTCTGGAGGTGGCGGCTGCGCTGGCCGTCGGTCGGGCAGCGGAGCAGCCGGCCGAGGGTTCAGAAACCCGGGTAGTGCTGGCCGATGCCGAGGCGGCACTGGGCACCAAGGCGCTGCGTTACGGCCGCGATGCCCACTACGACGTGATCAGTGCTTTCATCAAGAGCATCCGGGGCTCGGATCCCGATGCCGGTCTGTACTGGCTGGCCCGGATGCTCGACGTCGGCGAGGACGCCCGGTTCATTGCCCGCCGGCTGGTCATCCTGGCCAGTGAAGACGTCGGCATGGCCGATCCGATGAGCCTTGTGGTTGCCGACGCGGCCGCCCGGGCCGTTGAGTTCGTGGGCCTTCCTGAGGCGAAGTTGAATCTGGCCCAGGCCGTGGTCCACCTGGCCACGGCCCCCAAGTCCAACCGGGTGACCATGGCGCTCGGCGCCGCAGAGGGCGATGCCCGGGCGGCAGGCACCGGCGAGGTCCCGATTCACCTGCGTGACGCCCACTACCGGGGGGCCGCCCAGTTGGGCCATGGCAAGGGATACGACTACCCGCACGACCATCCTGAGGGTTGGGTCGAACAACGTCATCGCCCAGCGGAGGTCGATGGGCGTCGCTACTACGATCCATCCCAACATGGCTTCGAGAACGAGATTGCTGAACGCATGCGGTCCACACAGCCTCCGGAGAAGGGTTCGGATGAGGAGGATCCTGACAATGGTTGA